A stretch of Acidobacteriota bacterium DNA encodes these proteins:
- a CDS encoding helix-turn-helix domain-containing protein produces the protein MSEVGLELRHAREGRGISLQQVAASTKIAVGVLESLERGHFKKLPGGIFSRAFVRSYALEVGLDADTVVAKFVAELASAVPDESEAVRPDVTDDDLAFLERQRKASLVLRIAIGLIVVAVIVAFVVWRMNRSVG, from the coding sequence ATGAGTGAAGTCGGACTAGAGTTGAGACACGCCCGCGAGGGCCGGGGCATTTCGCTGCAGCAGGTGGCTGCGTCCACCAAAATTGCGGTGGGAGTGCTCGAGTCCCTCGAACGCGGCCATTTCAAGAAATTGCCGGGAGGCATCTTCAGCCGCGCGTTCGTCCGTTCCTACGCGCTCGAGGTGGGGCTGGATGCTGACACGGTGGTGGCGAAATTTGTCGCCGAACTTGCGTCCGCCGTGCCCGACGAGAGCGAAGCCGTGCGGCCTGATGTGACCGACGATGACCTGGCTTTTCTGGAACGTCAGCGGAAAGCGTCGCTCGTGTTGCGCATCGCGATCGGCCTGATCGTGGTGGCGGTGATCGTGGCGTTCGTCGTGTGGCGGATGAACCGGTCAGTCGGCTGA